In Actinomycetota bacterium, a single genomic region encodes these proteins:
- a CDS encoding peptidylprolyl isomerase produces the protein MQIDPGRDYSATVETTEGTIELDLLVADSPRTVNNFVFLARNGFYDGVIFHRVIEGFMIQGGDPTGTGRGGPGYRFEDELELARQHGYPRGTVAMANSGPDTNGSQFFIVQRDAALPPNYSVFGEVRDGLDVVDEIASTPTDANDRPREDVTIRTVSISES, from the coding sequence ATGCAGATCGATCCCGGACGCGATTACTCGGCGACGGTCGAGACCACCGAGGGGACGATCGAGTTGGACCTGTTGGTGGCTGACAGTCCGCGGACGGTGAACAACTTCGTGTTCCTGGCCCGGAACGGCTTCTACGACGGAGTGATCTTCCATCGGGTGATCGAGGGGTTCATGATCCAGGGCGGCGACCCGACCGGGACCGGCAGGGGCGGACCCGGGTACCGCTTCGAGGACGAGCTGGAACTGGCCCGGCAGCACGGCTACCCCCGCGGAACCGTCGCGATGGCCAACTCCGGCCCCGACACCAACGGGTCGCAGTTCTTCATCGTCCAGCGCGACGCGGCACTCCCGCCCAACTACTCGGTGTTCGGAGAGGTCCGGGACGGGCTGGACGTCGTCGACGAGATCGCCTCCACCCCGACCGATGCCAACGACCGGCCACGCGAGGACGTCACGATCCGCACCGTGTCGATCTCCGAGTCGTGA